GGTCTCAGCGGCGGCCCCCTGGCCTTCTTCCCGGCCTACCCGTTCCTGGTCCGCACCGTTCACACCCTGACCGGACTCGGCTACGAGTCCGCCGCGCTCGTCACCTCCCATGTCGCCCTGCTGGCCGGGCTCCTGTGCGTCCACCAGCTCCTGCTCCGCCTGTACGACCGGCGGACCGCGCGTATCACGACCGTCCTGGTGGCCTGCGCCCAGCCGATGGCGCTGGTGTTCTTCATGGCCTACAGCGAGTCTCTCTTCCTCGCCCTGGCGGCCGGTGCGCTGCTGGCGCTCCACCGGAAGGCCTGGCTGACAGCGGGCGTGCTCACGCTGTTCGCCGGCCTGACCCGGCCCGTCGCCGTCGCCTTGATCGCGGCCCTGGGGGTCGCCGTCGTCCTGCACCTGCGGCGGGAACGCCGCATCACCTGGCGCCCGCCGACCGCCCTGCTGCTGTCCTACTGCGGCATACCCGCGTACCTGGGATGGGTGGGTCTGCGCACCGGGCAGTCCGATGCCTGGTTCAAGATCCAGGAGGCGGGTTGGAGCACCCGCTGGGACAACGGCAGTGCCTTCACCGCATTCCTCGTGAAGACCCTCTCGGAGGGCGACGGCTGGGTCCCCGTCAGCACGGCCCTGCTGATCCTCGCCCTCGTGGCC
The nucleotide sequence above comes from Streptomyces sp. NL15-2K. Encoded proteins:
- a CDS encoding mannosyltransferase family protein gives rise to the protein MNPPGGPGIRDRLLSWDGQWFLDIARNGYPQEFSFTADGLSGGPLAFFPAYPFLVRTVHTLTGLGYESAALVTSHVALLAGLLCVHQLLLRLYDRRTARITTVLVACAQPMALVFFMAYSESLFLALAAGALLALHRKAWLTAGVLTLFAGLTRPVAVALIAALGVAVVLHLRRERRITWRPPTALLLSYCGIPAYLGWVGLRTGQSDAWFKIQEAGWSTRWDNGSAFTAFLVKTLSEGDGWVPVSTALLILALVAATVVAWSDEIWPPLMVYGTAVLITTLGQSNYYHAKLRLLIPALVFVIPVARALARVRTRTAVITLAVAALFGSWYGAYMLTVWGYAI